One Corynebacterium uterequi DNA segment encodes these proteins:
- the asnB gene encoding asparagine synthase (glutamine-hydrolyzing), with product MCGLLAMLTTTGNAAAYVDAVEAALPCMRHRGPDAAGTWHDNKALFGFNRLAIIDLEHSHQPLRWGPAESPDRYAMTFNGEIYNYVELREELQAAGYTFNTSGDSETIVVGYHHWGADVVEHLRGMFAFVIWDTDADVMFAARDQFGIKPLFYATTDAGTVFASEKKSILELADAIGLPLDLDRRAIEHYVDLQYTPEPETLHAGIRRVESGCTVTLSPGGVVESRRYFKPSFAVKPVATGEEQKLFDRIAEVLEDSVAKHMRADVTVGSFLSGGIDSTAIAALAKRHNPDLLTFTTGFEREGYSEIDVAAESAAAIGAEHIVKVVSPEEYADAIPKIMWYLDDPVADPSLVPLYFVAETARKHVKVVLSGEGADELFGGYTIYKEPLSLAPFEKFPQPLLKGLRHLGTMLPDGMKGKSLLDRGTVPMETRYYGNARNFNFDQLSRVLPWAQRDWDHREVTAPIYEVSRDLGMDPVARMQHLDLFTWMRGDILVKADKINMANSLELRVPFLDKEVFELAQTIPHDLKISHGTTKYALRKALEQIVPPHVLHRRKLGFPVPMRHWLAGDELFGWAQDTITQSQTEDIFDKKAVLEMLKEHRDGISDHSRRLWTVLCFMVWHGIFVEKRIDPQIEQRDYPVRL from the coding sequence ATGTGCGGCCTTCTAGCCATGCTCACCACCACCGGTAACGCCGCCGCGTACGTCGACGCCGTCGAAGCCGCTCTGCCTTGCATGCGCCACCGGGGTCCCGACGCGGCCGGCACCTGGCACGATAACAAGGCCCTGTTCGGCTTCAACCGGCTCGCCATTATCGACCTCGAGCATTCGCACCAGCCCCTGCGTTGGGGTCCGGCGGAGAGCCCCGACCGCTACGCCATGACCTTCAACGGCGAAATCTACAACTACGTTGAGCTGCGCGAAGAGCTTCAGGCCGCCGGGTACACCTTCAACACGTCCGGTGACTCGGAGACCATCGTCGTCGGTTACCACCACTGGGGTGCCGACGTCGTCGAGCACCTCCGCGGCATGTTCGCCTTCGTCATCTGGGACACCGACGCCGACGTCATGTTCGCTGCCCGGGACCAGTTCGGCATCAAGCCGCTGTTCTACGCCACCACCGACGCCGGTACCGTGTTTGCCTCTGAGAAGAAATCCATCCTTGAGTTGGCGGACGCGATTGGCCTTCCCCTCGACCTTGATCGCCGAGCCATCGAACACTACGTCGACCTTCAGTACACCCCGGAGCCGGAGACCCTGCACGCCGGGATCCGCCGCGTCGAATCGGGGTGCACGGTGACCCTCTCCCCCGGCGGCGTTGTCGAGTCCCGTCGTTACTTCAAGCCCTCCTTCGCCGTGAAGCCGGTGGCCACCGGCGAGGAGCAGAAGCTCTTTGACCGCATTGCCGAGGTCCTCGAAGACTCGGTCGCTAAGCACATGCGCGCCGACGTAACGGTCGGATCGTTCCTCTCGGGTGGCATCGATTCCACGGCTATCGCGGCTCTGGCCAAGCGTCACAACCCGGATCTGCTCACCTTTACTACTGGATTCGAGCGGGAAGGCTACTCGGAGATCGATGTGGCCGCCGAGTCCGCAGCGGCCATCGGCGCTGAACACATCGTCAAGGTCGTCTCCCCGGAGGAGTACGCCGACGCTATTCCCAAGATCATGTGGTACCTCGACGACCCGGTGGCCGACCCCTCCCTGGTCCCCCTCTACTTCGTCGCGGAGACCGCACGCAAGCACGTCAAGGTGGTGCTCTCCGGCGAAGGAGCCGACGAGCTCTTCGGCGGCTACACCATCTACAAGGAGCCGCTCTCACTCGCCCCCTTTGAGAAGTTCCCCCAACCGCTGCTCAAGGGCCTGCGCCACCTCGGGACCATGCTGCCCGACGGAATGAAGGGCAAGTCCCTGCTTGACCGCGGCACCGTGCCGATGGAGACCCGCTACTACGGCAATGCCCGGAACTTCAATTTCGACCAGCTCAGCCGTGTGCTGCCGTGGGCGCAGCGCGATTGGGATCACCGGGAGGTGACCGCACCGATCTACGAGGTCTCTCGCGATCTCGGGATGGATCCGGTCGCTCGAATGCAGCACCTGGACCTGTTCACCTGGATGCGGGGCGACATCCTCGTCAAGGCGGACAAAATCAACATGGCCAACTCCCTGGAGTTGCGCGTTCCCTTCCTCGACAAGGAGGTCTTCGAGCTGGCCCAGACCATCCCGCACGACCTCAAGATCTCCCACGGCACGACCAAATACGCACTGCGTAAGGCTCTGGAGCAGATTGTTCCGCCGCACGTCCTGCACCGCCGCAAGCTCGGCTTCCCGGTGCCGATGCGTCACTGGTTGGCTGGCGACGAACTGTTTGGATGGGCTCAGGACACCATCACGCAGTCCCAGACCGAGGACATCTTCGATAAGAAGGCCGTGCTCGAGATGCTCAAGGAGCACCGCGACGGTATCTCCGATCACTCCCGCCGGCTGTGGACGGTGTTGTGCTTCATGGTGTGGCACGGCATCTTCGTGGAAAAGCGGATCGACCCGCAGATCGAGCAGCGCGACTACCCGGTCCGGCTCTAA
- the ctaE gene encoding aa3-type cytochrome oxidase subunit III: MTSAVSNQGMATAARVPALNRPNVVSVGTIVFLAQELMFFAGLFAMYFTSRANGLTSGTWDDQTAHLNVVYGSIITLILVASSVTSQFGVFSAERGDVYGLRKWYVVTILLGVVFLGMVAFEYYEMIHHGVTIQSSVYGSVFYIITGFHMAHVLAGILSFVVIMLRIGKSKFTPAQATAAMAVSYYWHFVDIIWLGVFTILYIIQ, from the coding sequence GTGACGAGCGCAGTTTCTAACCAAGGTATGGCGACAGCAGCACGTGTCCCGGCCCTGAACCGCCCCAATGTGGTCAGTGTCGGCACCATCGTGTTCCTGGCGCAGGAATTGATGTTCTTCGCCGGACTGTTCGCGATGTACTTCACGTCGCGTGCGAACGGGCTCACCAGCGGGACCTGGGATGATCAGACCGCCCACCTCAACGTGGTCTACGGGTCGATCATCACCCTCATCCTGGTGGCGTCCTCCGTGACCTCGCAGTTCGGCGTCTTCTCCGCAGAAAGGGGTGACGTTTACGGTCTCCGCAAATGGTATGTGGTGACAATCCTTCTCGGTGTCGTATTCCTCGGCATGGTGGCCTTTGAGTACTACGAGATGATTCACCACGGTGTGACCATTCAGTCCTCGGTGTACGGCTCGGTGTTCTACATCATCACCGGGTTCCACATGGCCCACGTGCTGGCCGGCATTTTGAGCTTCGTGGTCATTATGTTGCGCATCGGCAAGTCGAAGTTCACGCCGGCCCAGGCGACCGCGGCCATGGCGGTGTCCTACTACTGGCACTTCGTGGACATCATTTGGCTTGGTGTGTTCACCATCCTGTACATCATCCAGTAA
- a CDS encoding DUF3043 domain-containing protein, with translation MKRPRQNSSPSSDSASGSTAASAQVDEATTERAEQQHRPGYTPPKGKATPKRRDQEIKRGVRRDPHALSTAQASQRRKELKKSMSKEEWKEFKRKEREETRERNRHYRERMDAGDERYLLDRDKGKVRGWVRDWVDSRRFLSNLFMPLAVVMLVVMLFANVFPPAVLNATMIVLWVVIAVFFIDAIVLGRRANKAAAEKFPGSAETGFRLGSYAVSRATQPRRWRTPRPRVELGADV, from the coding sequence GTGAAACGTCCTAGGCAGAATTCCTCCCCGTCCTCTGATTCGGCTTCCGGCTCCACCGCGGCCTCCGCCCAGGTTGACGAGGCGACGACGGAGCGCGCTGAGCAGCAACACCGGCCCGGCTACACCCCGCCGAAGGGCAAGGCAACGCCGAAGCGCCGGGATCAGGAGATCAAGCGCGGCGTCCGGCGTGACCCTCACGCGCTGAGCACGGCGCAGGCCTCGCAGCGGCGTAAAGAGCTCAAGAAGTCCATGTCCAAGGAAGAATGGAAAGAGTTCAAGCGCAAGGAGCGCGAAGAAACCCGCGAGCGCAACCGTCACTACCGGGAACGGATGGACGCCGGTGACGAGCGCTACCTGCTCGACCGTGACAAGGGCAAGGTGCGCGGATGGGTCCGTGACTGGGTGGATTCGCGCCGCTTCCTCAGTAACCTCTTCATGCCGTTGGCCGTCGTGATGCTGGTCGTCATGCTCTTCGCCAATGTCTTCCCGCCAGCAGTGCTCAACGCCACGATGATCGTGCTGTGGGTGGTGATCGCGGTGTTCTTCATCGACGCCATTGTCCTCGGCCGGCGTGCCAATAAGGCCGCGGCGGAGAAGTTCCCCGGATCTGCGGAGACCGGTTTCCGCCTCGGCTCCTATGCGGTGTCCCGCGCCACGCAGCCGCGCCGCTGGCGCACCCCGCGGCCGCGGGTGGAGCTCGGCGCCGACGTTTAA
- the ctaF gene encoding aa3-type cytochrome oxidase subunit IV yields MRAGAKIMFFLALFLTVCTVVYIVSTAYVEDDGYLMETFGVEWAGSVAMVLATLLCLMLGGYLQFVESRQDLLPEDYEEAEIGDAAGAYGFFSPSSIWPFAMSVSIAVLGFGIIYMYYWMIALGAVMLIWATTMLSLQYGLPKEKH; encoded by the coding sequence ATGCGTGCTGGTGCGAAAATCATGTTCTTCCTGGCGCTGTTCCTGACTGTGTGCACTGTGGTGTACATCGTCTCGACGGCGTACGTTGAAGACGACGGTTACCTGATGGAAACCTTCGGCGTTGAGTGGGCCGGATCTGTGGCCATGGTCCTGGCGACCCTGCTGTGTCTCATGCTCGGCGGTTACCTGCAGTTCGTAGAAAGCCGGCAGGATCTCCTTCCGGAGGATTACGAGGAAGCGGAAATCGGCGACGCCGCCGGCGCTTATGGCTTCTTCTCGCCGAGCTCCATTTGGCCGTTCGCGATGTCGGTATCGATCGCGGTTCTCGGCTTCGGCATTATCTACATGTACTACTGGATGATCGCCCTGGGAGCGGTCATGCTGATCTGGGCAACCACCATGCTGTCGCTGCAGTACGGCCTGCCGAAGGAGAAGCACTAA
- the ctaC gene encoding aa3-type cytochrome oxidase subunit II, which yields MEQRMKRGVARKAGLGAALVLGATALVGCDVAPPEALANVLDMGWPDPVTPEGQGLYNFWVWVWVTAWIIGIIMWSLMITAIVAWNRKAGEKKGYGEFPKQLQYNVPLELLLTVIPVVIVMGLFFFTVEAQQKVVALDKNPEVTVDVTAFQWNWKFGYNTVAGSLTPDGQEYQGIDEERTRLAEETSVDPEGTKNPNPIHGKSMGDQSYLRFNEIETLGTTEEVPVLVLPANTPVQFDLASGDVSHGFWVPEFLFKRDVYAHPENNQQQRSFQIESIEEGAYVGRCSEMCGTYHAMMNFELRVVSPEKFTEYMQFRMDNPEAPNSDALRAIGEEPYAVTTQPFNSSRTGTRDGDNDYDHNARENV from the coding sequence GTGGAACAGCGAATGAAGCGCGGTGTTGCCCGGAAGGCTGGGCTCGGTGCAGCGCTCGTGCTTGGCGCGACCGCACTGGTGGGGTGTGACGTTGCTCCGCCGGAGGCACTGGCAAACGTCTTGGACATGGGCTGGCCCGATCCGGTAACTCCGGAGGGGCAGGGGCTCTATAACTTCTGGGTGTGGGTGTGGGTCACCGCCTGGATCATCGGCATCATCATGTGGAGCCTCATGATCACGGCGATCGTCGCCTGGAACCGGAAGGCCGGTGAGAAGAAGGGCTATGGCGAGTTCCCGAAGCAGCTGCAGTACAACGTCCCGTTGGAGCTGCTGCTCACCGTCATCCCGGTGGTCATCGTCATGGGCCTGTTCTTCTTCACGGTGGAGGCCCAGCAGAAGGTGGTCGCCCTGGACAAGAATCCCGAGGTGACCGTCGACGTTACCGCGTTCCAGTGGAACTGGAAGTTCGGCTACAACACCGTTGCCGGCTCGCTGACCCCGGACGGTCAGGAGTACCAGGGTATCGACGAGGAGCGCACTCGCCTTGCCGAGGAAACCTCCGTTGACCCGGAGGGCACCAAGAACCCCAACCCGATCCACGGCAAGTCCATGGGCGACCAGTCTTACCTCCGTTTCAACGAGATCGAGACCCTGGGCACTACCGAAGAGGTTCCGGTGCTGGTGCTTCCCGCCAATACCCCGGTTCAGTTCGACCTGGCTTCCGGCGACGTGTCTCACGGCTTCTGGGTTCCCGAGTTCCTCTTCAAGCGTGACGTCTACGCTCACCCGGAGAATAACCAGCAGCAGCGCTCCTTCCAGATCGAGAGCATCGAGGAAGGCGCCTACGTCGGCCGATGCAGCGAGATGTGCGGCACCTACCACGCGATGATGAACTTCGAGCTGCGGGTTGTTTCGCCGGAGAAGTTCACCGAGTACATGCAGTTCCGGATGGACAACCCGGAGGCCCCCAACTCGGATGCGCTGCGTGCCATTGGCGAAGAGCCCTATGCCGTTACCACCCAGCCGTTCAACTCCTCGCGCACTGGGACCCGTGATGGTGACAACGATTACGATCACAACGCTCGCGAGAACGTCTAG
- the qcrC gene encoding cytochrome bc1 complex diheme cytochrome c subunit: protein MDKNSNSASSGALTPDGAKQSRRRRKLRKTAASAAALTVGLTGTGVLAAALTPDAQVATAQLEDQALIQEGKDIYDVACITCHGANLQGVEDRGPALNGVGAGSVYFQVHSGRMPMMSNDAQAERKRPRYTEQQTLALAAYVQSNGGGPGLVTNEDGSIALEELRGKDYDGQIQPADIARGSELFRLNCASCHNFTGRGGALSSGKYAPGLDPANEQEIYQAMLTGPQNMPKFSDRQLSADEKKDIIAFIKASKETPSPGGWALGGLGPVSEGIAMWAVGITALLGAAMWIGSRQ, encoded by the coding sequence ATGGATAAGAATTCCAACTCCGCTTCCTCCGGGGCCTTAACCCCGGACGGCGCGAAGCAGTCCCGGCGCCGCCGCAAGCTTCGGAAGACCGCCGCCAGCGCCGCCGCACTGACCGTCGGCCTGACTGGTACCGGTGTTCTGGCCGCGGCCCTCACGCCGGATGCCCAGGTTGCCACCGCACAGCTAGAGGACCAAGCGCTCATCCAAGAGGGCAAGGACATCTACGATGTCGCCTGCATCACCTGCCACGGAGCCAACCTCCAGGGCGTTGAAGATCGTGGCCCCGCCCTCAACGGCGTGGGTGCCGGCTCGGTGTACTTCCAGGTTCACTCCGGCCGCATGCCGATGATGTCGAACGATGCCCAGGCGGAACGCAAGCGTCCCCGCTACACCGAGCAGCAGACGCTCGCCCTGGCGGCCTACGTGCAGTCCAACGGTGGCGGCCCGGGCCTCGTCACCAACGAGGACGGCTCCATCGCACTCGAAGAGCTGCGTGGCAAGGACTACGACGGCCAGATTCAGCCCGCGGACATCGCCCGCGGCTCGGAGCTGTTCCGCCTCAACTGTGCGTCGTGCCACAACTTCACCGGTCGTGGCGGTGCGCTGTCCTCCGGTAAGTACGCACCGGGTCTGGATCCTGCCAACGAGCAGGAGATCTACCAGGCCATGTTGACCGGTCCGCAGAACATGCCGAAGTTCTCCGATCGTCAGCTGTCGGCTGATGAGAAGAAGGACATCATCGCCTTCATCAAGGCCTCGAAGGAGACGCCGAGCCCGGGTGGTTGGGCGCTTGGTGGTCTTGGCCCGGTGTCTGAGGGCATCGCCATGTGGGCTGTCGGAATCACCGCCCTGCTGGGCGCTGCAATGTGGATTGGATCGCGCCAATGA
- a CDS encoding nicotinate-nucleotide--dimethylbenzimidazole phosphoribosyltransferase, which produces MSELTVPSPDQLSADRMTELLASTPRGVGLGRLAGIASSLAAWQHQVPPAPIDRPRVVVFAGDHGIAERGISAYAPQASVEQYEELRTGGGPAQTLARVCAASVRIVDISLDHEAWGDERVSKSCPAIDVSDAMTESEMTRALEIGRRIADQEIDGGADLLLPGHIGVAASTSVAAVVGTLTATEPVAIVGPGSGITDEMWKRKVSVLRDAMFRARAVKGDAREVVRTVGSPEFAALVGFIAQAASRRTPVLLDGAIVSAAAFVADQVCPGVRHWLLASQLSGEPAHLVAVQQLGLTPLLALDLNLGQGAGSVLALSLISAACALAVDEAVVASQARSSDAG; this is translated from the coding sequence GTGTCCGAACTCACCGTCCCCTCCCCCGACCAGCTCAGTGCCGACCGGATGACGGAGCTGCTCGCGTCGACGCCGCGCGGAGTGGGGCTTGGACGCCTGGCCGGCATTGCCTCCTCCCTCGCCGCCTGGCAGCACCAGGTTCCCCCGGCGCCCATCGATCGCCCCCGAGTGGTTGTTTTCGCCGGTGACCACGGCATCGCCGAGCGCGGCATCTCCGCTTATGCGCCCCAGGCCAGCGTCGAGCAGTACGAGGAGCTTCGCACGGGGGGCGGGCCAGCGCAGACCCTCGCCCGGGTGTGCGCCGCGTCGGTTCGCATCGTGGACATCAGCCTCGACCACGAGGCCTGGGGAGACGAACGAGTATCGAAGTCTTGCCCTGCCATCGACGTCTCCGACGCGATGACGGAAAGTGAGATGACCCGCGCGCTGGAGATCGGGCGACGTATCGCCGATCAGGAGATCGACGGTGGCGCGGACCTGCTGCTTCCGGGGCATATCGGGGTGGCGGCGTCGACGTCGGTGGCGGCCGTCGTGGGGACGCTCACCGCCACCGAGCCGGTGGCCATTGTCGGGCCGGGCTCGGGGATCACCGACGAGATGTGGAAGCGGAAGGTCAGCGTGTTGCGTGACGCCATGTTCCGGGCCCGCGCGGTGAAGGGCGACGCTCGGGAAGTGGTGCGCACCGTCGGCTCGCCGGAATTTGCCGCCCTGGTCGGTTTCATCGCCCAGGCCGCGTCGCGGCGGACCCCCGTGTTGCTCGACGGCGCTATCGTATCCGCCGCCGCCTTCGTTGCCGACCAGGTCTGCCCCGGTGTCCGGCATTGGCTTCTGGCCAGCCAGCTGTCCGGCGAACCGGCGCACCTCGTAGCCGTGCAGCAACTGGGGTTGACGCCGCTGCTCGCGCTGGATCTCAACCTTGGCCAGGGTGCGGGCAGCGTGCTGGCGCTGTCGCTCATCTCAGCCGCGTGCGCACTAGCGGTCGACGAGGCCGTCGTCGCCTCGCAGGCGCGCAGCAGCGACGCCGGTTAA
- a CDS encoding HesB/IscA family protein codes for MTAPATSTGVTLTEAAAAKAKALLEQEGRDDLSLRIAVQPGGCAGLRYQLYFDDRSLDGDKVDTVGGVNLVVDKMSVPYLMGATIDFSDTIEAQGFTIDNPNAGSACACGDSFN; via the coding sequence ATGACCGCTCCCGCTACTTCCACTGGCGTGACCCTCACCGAAGCCGCTGCCGCAAAGGCGAAGGCACTGCTGGAGCAGGAGGGCCGAGATGACCTTTCGCTGCGCATCGCTGTCCAGCCCGGTGGCTGCGCTGGCCTGCGCTACCAGCTCTACTTCGATGACCGCTCGCTCGACGGGGACAAGGTGGACACCGTCGGCGGCGTCAACCTCGTGGTGGACAAGATGAGCGTTCCCTACCTCATGGGCGCCACCATCGACTTCTCGGACACCATCGAAGCCCAGGGGTTCACCATCGACAACCCGAACGCGGGCAGCGCTTGCGCGTGCGGTGACTCCTTCAACTAA
- a CDS encoding leucyl aminopeptidase, which produces MSTSHDCPALPAVGRYPAVTAVDAAPSGVGTILVGLFADEDCPELPASSLLSEDQTRQVYEDLAAVGAKGTHGELTRIPAPVSADAAVILAVGLGEAEDMDDERLRRAAGIAARSLRADESVATTLTDLGAEAVAEGLVLGGYSYPGIHGTAAPAQDKAGAASVALVGVAPESVAAALETSATVNFVRDLVNTPANLLYPESYAALVAEHAKKAGLEVEVLDEQQLAEQGFGGILAVGQGSARPPRLVRLTWTGSESGPFYALVGKGITFDTGGISLKPASKMENMISDMGGSAAVVGAALTAARLQLPIKLTATIALAENMPSGSATRPGDVVTHYGGVTTEVINTDAEGRLVLGDAMARACEDNPDFLIDTATLTGAQIVALGERTAGVMGTARFRDAVAAAGREVGEQAWAMPMLEEHEKELKSFIADIRNVHNSRSGGMEYAASYLSTFVAEGIEWAHVDVAGPSWNDAAPHGYTPKRATGAPMRTIVKVLRDAVS; this is translated from the coding sequence GTGTCCACATCGCACGATTGTCCTGCGCTGCCCGCCGTCGGCCGCTATCCGGCCGTGACGGCCGTCGACGCCGCCCCCTCCGGGGTGGGAACCATCCTGGTTGGGCTGTTTGCTGACGAAGACTGCCCCGAGCTTCCGGCCTCCAGCCTCCTCAGCGAGGACCAGACTCGGCAGGTGTATGAGGACCTAGCTGCCGTCGGTGCCAAGGGCACGCACGGCGAGCTCACCCGCATTCCTGCCCCCGTGTCGGCGGACGCGGCGGTCATCCTGGCGGTGGGCCTTGGCGAGGCTGAGGACATGGACGACGAGCGGCTGCGGCGGGCAGCCGGCATTGCCGCGCGCTCGCTGCGCGCCGACGAGTCCGTCGCCACCACCCTCACAGACCTTGGCGCGGAGGCCGTGGCCGAGGGCTTGGTGTTGGGCGGCTACTCCTACCCGGGTATCCACGGCACTGCAGCGCCGGCGCAGGACAAGGCCGGGGCGGCAAGCGTCGCGCTCGTCGGCGTGGCTCCGGAGTCCGTTGCTGCCGCGCTGGAGACCTCAGCCACGGTCAACTTCGTGCGCGACCTGGTCAACACCCCGGCCAACCTGCTTTACCCGGAGTCCTATGCCGCGCTGGTGGCTGAGCACGCGAAGAAGGCCGGCCTGGAGGTGGAGGTCCTCGACGAGCAGCAGCTGGCGGAGCAGGGCTTCGGCGGGATCCTCGCCGTCGGCCAGGGCTCGGCGCGTCCGCCGCGTCTTGTTCGCTTGACCTGGACGGGCAGCGAGTCGGGACCGTTCTACGCGCTGGTGGGTAAGGGCATTACCTTCGATACCGGCGGTATCTCCCTCAAGCCGGCGTCGAAGATGGAGAACATGATCTCCGACATGGGTGGGTCCGCGGCCGTCGTGGGCGCCGCCCTCACCGCCGCCCGGTTGCAGCTACCTATCAAGCTCACGGCGACGATCGCCCTGGCCGAGAACATGCCCTCCGGGTCCGCCACCCGCCCGGGCGACGTGGTTACGCACTATGGCGGCGTGACCACCGAGGTCATTAACACCGACGCGGAAGGCCGGCTGGTGCTTGGCGACGCCATGGCGCGCGCGTGCGAAGACAACCCCGACTTCCTCATCGACACGGCAACGCTCACCGGAGCCCAGATCGTCGCCCTCGGCGAACGCACCGCCGGTGTCATGGGCACCGCGCGCTTCCGAGACGCCGTCGCGGCCGCTGGCCGAGAGGTCGGTGAGCAGGCCTGGGCCATGCCGATGTTGGAAGAGCACGAGAAGGAGCTGAAGAGCTTCATCGCGGATATTCGCAACGTCCACAACTCCCGGTCCGGTGGCATGGAGTACGCGGCGTCGTATCTTTCCACCTTTGTCGCGGAGGGCATCGAGTGGGCGCACGTCGACGTCGCCGGGCCGTCGTGGAACGATGCCGCGCCGCACGGTTATACCCCGAAGAGGGCAACTGGCGCGCCCATGCGCACCATCGTCAAGGTGCTTCGGGACGCAGTTTCCTAG
- a CDS encoding branched-chain amino acid aminotransferase: MTSLEFTIHRNPNPATAEERAAILAQPAFGKNFTDHMVTIDWTADKGWHNAQVQPYGPIVMDPATSVLHYGQAIFEGIKAYRHADGTIVTFRPDQNGQRLQRSAERLAMPELPVEVFIESLRQLVDIDQDWVPAPGGEESLYLRPFMISTEVSLGVHPSSSYRYYVIASPVGAYFSGGITPVSVWLGEDYVRAAPGGTGAAKFAGNYAASLIAQAQAEEKGCDQVVWLDAIDRTYIEEMGGMNLMFVYGSGADARVVTPALSGSLLPGVTRDSLLTVAEDLGYATEERKITVDEWREDVASGAMTEALACGTAAVLTPVGHVMGTDTDFVVNNNEPGEITMALRERLTAIQQGRIEDTHGWVYPLVAKA; the protein is encoded by the coding sequence ATGACTTCCCTTGAGTTCACGATCCACCGCAATCCGAACCCCGCGACCGCCGAGGAGCGGGCGGCCATACTGGCCCAGCCGGCCTTCGGCAAGAACTTCACGGACCACATGGTCACTATTGATTGGACCGCGGACAAGGGCTGGCACAACGCCCAGGTCCAGCCCTACGGTCCCATCGTCATGGACCCGGCTACCTCGGTTCTCCACTACGGCCAGGCGATCTTCGAAGGCATCAAGGCCTACCGCCACGCCGACGGCACTATCGTCACCTTCCGCCCGGACCAGAATGGACAGCGCCTCCAGCGCTCCGCCGAAAGGTTGGCCATGCCGGAGCTGCCGGTCGAGGTGTTCATCGAGTCCCTGCGCCAGTTGGTGGACATCGACCAGGACTGGGTCCCCGCTCCCGGCGGGGAGGAGAGCCTCTACCTGCGTCCGTTCATGATCTCCACCGAGGTATCGCTGGGGGTTCACCCGTCGAGTAGCTACCGTTACTACGTCATCGCCTCCCCGGTGGGGGCTTACTTCAGCGGCGGCATCACCCCGGTGTCGGTCTGGCTCGGCGAGGATTACGTTCGCGCCGCCCCAGGCGGAACCGGGGCGGCAAAGTTCGCCGGCAACTACGCGGCTTCCCTCATCGCCCAAGCTCAGGCTGAGGAGAAGGGCTGCGATCAGGTCGTGTGGCTCGACGCCATTGACCGCACGTACATCGAGGAAATGGGCGGCATGAACCTCATGTTCGTCTACGGTTCCGGTGCCGACGCCCGGGTGGTCACACCCGCGTTGTCCGGTTCCCTGCTTCCTGGCGTGACGCGGGATTCGCTGCTCACGGTGGCCGAGGACCTCGGCTACGCCACGGAGGAGCGCAAGATCACCGTTGACGAGTGGCGCGAGGACGTCGCTTCCGGAGCCATGACGGAGGCACTGGCCTGCGGAACCGCGGCGGTGCTCACCCCGGTCGGTCACGTCATGGGCACCGACACTGACTTCGTCGTCAACAACAACGAACCCGGCGAGATCACGATGGCCCTGCGCGAGCGCCTCACCGCCATCCAACAGGGCCGCATCGAGGACACCCACGGCTGGGTGTACCCGCTCGTCGCGAAGGCTTAA